The Fundulus heteroclitus isolate FHET01 unplaced genomic scaffold, MU-UCD_Fhet_4.1 scaffold_56, whole genome shotgun sequence genome has a segment encoding these proteins:
- the inhbab gene encoding inhibin subunit beta Ab codes for MEEEFNCWRYNCCQRAERESRVTLLAVPTQYQREPEPAQAPNEGLTQQNHGFEPASHHQRGRLTLVDCFCCIFLSQTHERRVLTGSNACLTQNLLYSLVERRSLIPPSDPAALTFLPGRSDSTLRSSHQVRFSGPQRRPHTFNPLQDHQRWSGSSMSSWAALFFVAPIFLLIDTTPTISSPLEVAPRLQEGAAASDCPSCSLAQMRKNLSSSGGQSDMVEAVKRHILNMLHLSARPNLTQPVPRAALLNAIKKLHVGRVTEDGTVEIPEDSSGPGTFPEPEPPSELIIFGEPGDSPNTVTFEVLKDGDSAVVQEANVWIFLKMSKASRVRSKVMLQLLWTRRDGAAHKDQFVSEKMVDSRRSGWHTLSVSHGLQSLLDGGSSSLSLRVSCPLCAEVGASPVLTPGAGAKASGRVQSHRPFLMVMMRAEEEEPQRRVKRGLECNGKIHVCCKRQFYVNFKDIGWSDWIIAPAGYHANYCEGDCQSHMGSSALSFHSAVISHYRMRGYAPFQNMKSCCVPTRLRAMSMLYYNEEQKIIKKDIQNMVVEECGCS; via the exons ATGGAGGAGGAGTTTAACTGCTGGAGGTATAATTGCTGtcagagagcagagagggagagCAGAGTGACCCTGCTCGCTGTTCCAACCCAGTACCagagagaaccagaaccagcacaaGCTCCAAATGAAGGATTaacccagcagaaccacggATTTGAACCAGCATCTCACCATCAGAGGGGACGGCTCACACTTGTTGACTGCTTCTGTTGCATCTTTTTATCTCAAACCCATGAAAGACGAGTTCTAACGGGTTCTAACGCCTGTCTGACCCAGAACCTGCTTTACTCTCTGGTAGAACGGCGCTCCCTGATCCCTCCATCAGATCCTGCTGCTTTGACTTTTCTCCCTGGACGGTCAGACTCGACCCTCCGGTCCTCCCATCAGGTCCGGTTCTCTGGTCCTCAGCGGCGACCGCACACATTTAACCCTTTGCAGGACCATCAGCGTTGGTCAGGGAGCAGCATGTCTTCTTGGGCTGCGCTCTTCTTTGTGGCTCCCATCTTTCTTCTGATCGACACGACTCCCACCATCTCCTCTCCACTGGAGGTTGCTCCGCGGCTCCAGGAAGGGGCAGCAGCCTCTGATTGCCCGTCCTGCTCTCTGGCTCAGATGAGGAAGAATTTGTCTTCGTCTGGAGGTCAGAGTGACATGGTGGAGGCGGTGAAGCGTCACATCCTGAACATGCTGCACCTGAGCGCCCGACCCAACCTGACGCAGCCGGTTCCTCGTGCGGCTCTGCTCAACGCCATCAAGAAGCTGCATGTGGGCCGTGTTACTGAAGACGGTACTGTGGAGATACCGGAGGACAGCTCAGGCCCTGGAACCTTCCCAgaacctgaacctccatctgaGCTGATCATCTTTGGAGAGCCAG GAGACTCTCCGAACACGGTGACCTTTGAGGTCCTGAAGGACGGCGACTCGGCCGTGGTGCAGGAGGCCAACGTCTGGATCTTCCTGAAGATGTCCAAGGCCAGTCGGGTCAGAAGTAAAgtgatgctgcagctgctgtggACTCGCCGTGACGGTGCTGCTCATAAAGACCAGTTTGTTTCAGAGAAGATGGTGGACAGCCGGCGCAGCGGCTGGCACACGCTCTCTGTGAGCCACGGCCTTCAGTCCCTGCTGGACGGCGGCAGCAGCTCTCTCAGCCTGCGGGTCTCCTGCCCGCTTTGTGCCGAGGTCGGGGCGTCGCCTGTCCTCACGCCCGGCGCCGGAGCCAAGGCGAGCGGCCGGGTTCAGTCCCACCGGCCCTTCCTCATGGTGATGATGCGggccgaggaggaggagcctCAGCGCCGAGTCAAACGAGGTCTGGAGTGCAACGGCAAAATCCACGTGTGCTGCAAGCGGCAATTCTACGTAAACTTTAAAGACATCGGCTGGAGCGACTGGATCATCGCCCCGGCCGGGTACCACGCCAACTACTGCGAGGGAGACTGCCAGAGCCACATGGGCAGCTCGGCGCTTTCCTTTCACTCGGCGGTCATCAGCCATTACCGCATGAGGGGCTACGCGCCGTTCCAGAACATGAAGTCCTGCTGCGTGCCCACCAGGCTGCGGGCCATGTCCATGCTCTACTACAACGAGGAGCAGAAGATCATCAAGAAGGACATCCagaacatggtggtggaggagtgTGGCTGCTCGTAG
- the LOC118556339 gene encoding M-phase-specific PLK1-interacting protein-like, which translates to MQRTPVGPRRSPGAPQPGSGRTFSGVRSPFGGSPRHRGAGFLPGFSPGSPRFSPGSPRFSPGSPRWSPGSGRGNMDVSPAQFGGGGRWFAGPVRPGRGFRRPQSFSPSGAPNLQSRTPDVPVEKYFSPSMLQDPWKSLPAVPAENQRTS; encoded by the exons ATGCAGCGAACTCCGGTCGGACCTCGGCGGAGTCCAGGGGCTCCTCAGCCGGGTTCGGGACGAACCTTTTCAGGAGTCCGGTCTCCGTTTGGAGGTTCTCCTCGGCACCGAGGCGCAGGGTTCTTACCggggttctctccaggttctCCGAGGTTCTCTCCAGGTTCTCCGAGGTTCTCTCCAGGTTCTCCGAGGTGGTCCCCGGGGTCCGGCAGAGGAAACATGGACGTGTCGCCGGCCCAGTTCGGCGGGGGTGGGCGATGGTTCGCCGGTCCGGTTAGGCCGGGCCGCGGGTTCCGACGGCCGCAGTCCTTCAGCCCCTCAGGAGCGCCGAACCTACAG TCCAGAACTCCAGATGTTCCTGTGGAGAAGTACTTCAGTCCGTCCATGCTGCAGGATCCCTGGAAGTCCCTGCCCGCCGTCCCGGCtgagaaccagaggaccagctga